From Candidatus Palauibacter australiensis, one genomic window encodes:
- a CDS encoding helix-turn-helix transcriptional regulator — protein MKKPVYKELVAASSRPMVLSILAGGETYGYEILKQVQLLSGGELEWSDGMLYPVLHRLERDGLIKGRWQLTDAGRRRKYYRLTGRGKRQLSTDRESWRAVYGALQMSWGGSHV, from the coding sequence ATGAAGAAGCCGGTCTACAAGGAGTTAGTGGCCGCGTCATCGCGCCCGATGGTGCTCTCCATCCTCGCGGGTGGTGAGACGTACGGGTACGAGATCCTCAAGCAGGTCCAGTTGCTCTCCGGGGGTGAACTCGAGTGGTCCGACGGGATGCTCTACCCCGTCCTGCACCGGCTGGAGCGTGACGGACTCATCAAGGGCCGTTGGCAACTCACCGACGCGGGACGGCGTCGCAAGTACTACCGGTTGACGGGCCGCGGGAAGCGACAGCTCTCAACCGATCGGGAGAGTTGGCGGGCCGTGTACGGAGCCCTCCAGATGTCCTGGGGAGGCAGCCATGTTTGA